One genomic region from Alphaproteobacteria bacterium SS10 encodes:
- a CDS encoding polysaccharide biosynthesis protein, with protein sequence MAGWNPIPIRWRRAGVVMIHDLFMAAAAFSAAFYLRVADDVFGEFEAAYLLGLPLFVLVCGIAFHAFGMYRGVWRYASLPDLVAITKAVSAATLTFIGVAFLINRVDDIPRSVPIISWFVLMAFIGGPRFFYRLVKDGSISGLFDTAKRDGIPVLLVGARDGAELFIRAMINDREAPYRVVGIIDDRNRRVGREILGVPVMGSGDDLAAVVAKLTKRGQKPQRLILTQINGPITPDLIRDMLDQASDLGLTISRLPSLTDFKKASDDGKLEPRPIDIEDLLGRPQKALDRTAMAELVKDKRVVITGAGGSIGGELAHQLAGLGASELIIVDQAEYLLYQTNLSLIESHPDMPRRSFICDVRDQSRVNRLFKEIKPQVVFHAAALKHVPIVELQPAEGALTNAIGTRNVADAARSVDAEAMVLISTDKAVHPSSVMGATKRLAETYCQALDRDEDCKTRFVTVRFGNVLGSTGSVVPLFTRQLQAGGPLTVTHPDASRYFMTLREAVELVIHASAHAIANGKELGKILVLDMGEPVKIDDLARQMIRLAGLQPDRDVEVSYTGLRPGEKLTEELLYESEPVSKTSADGVLVADPQAADRALVSRQFDEMEEAARAMDEPAVLRLLERLVPTYKTPDPLPPITTPEEPVPVARNDQQG encoded by the coding sequence ATGGCAGGCTGGAACCCAATTCCGATCCGATGGCGCCGGGCTGGCGTGGTGATGATCCACGACCTGTTCATGGCTGCTGCTGCCTTCTCAGCCGCCTTCTATCTGCGGGTGGCCGATGATGTATTCGGTGAATTTGAGGCAGCCTATCTACTGGGCCTCCCCCTATTCGTTTTGGTTTGCGGCATCGCCTTCCATGCCTTTGGCATGTATCGCGGGGTTTGGCGCTATGCCTCCCTGCCCGATTTGGTTGCGATCACCAAGGCCGTCTCCGCAGCCACCCTGACCTTTATTGGTGTTGCCTTCCTGATTAACCGGGTCGATGACATCCCACGGTCAGTGCCAATCATCTCCTGGTTTGTGCTGATGGCCTTTATCGGCGGGCCACGCTTCTTCTACCGGTTGGTTAAGGATGGCAGCATCTCTGGCCTGTTTGACACGGCTAAGCGTGATGGCATTCCGGTCCTTCTGGTCGGTGCCCGCGATGGTGCGGAGTTGTTCATCCGGGCGATGATCAATGACCGCGAAGCGCCCTACCGGGTTGTCGGCATCATTGATGACCGTAACCGCCGCGTTGGGCGAGAGATCCTGGGTGTGCCCGTGATGGGCTCCGGGGACGATCTAGCGGCCGTGGTTGCCAAGCTGACCAAGCGTGGGCAAAAGCCCCAGCGCCTGATCCTGACCCAAATCAATGGCCCAATCACCCCGGACCTGATCCGTGACATGCTCGACCAGGCCTCCGATCTCGGCCTGACCATTAGCCGCCTGCCGAGCCTGACCGACTTCAAGAAGGCCAGTGATGACGGCAAGCTTGAGCCACGACCGATTGATATTGAGGACCTGCTGGGCCGCCCGCAAAAGGCCCTCGACCGCACTGCAATGGCAGAGCTGGTTAAGGACAAACGGGTGGTGATCACCGGGGCCGGTGGCAGCATCGGCGGTGAGTTGGCGCATCAGCTGGCCGGGCTTGGCGCTTCAGAACTGATCATCGTCGATCAAGCCGAATACCTGCTTTATCAAACCAACCTCTCCCTGATCGAGAGCCACCCAGACATGCCACGCCGCAGCTTCATCTGCGATGTCCGTGACCAATCCCGGGTGAACCGCCTGTTCAAAGAGATTAAGCCGCAGGTGGTATTCCATGCCGCCGCGCTGAAGCATGTGCCAATCGTTGAGTTACAGCCTGCTGAGGGTGCCCTCACCAACGCTATCGGCACACGAAATGTGGCCGATGCCGCCCGCAGCGTGGACGCCGAGGCTATGGTCCTGATCTCAACCGATAAGGCCGTGCATCCCTCCAGCGTAATGGGCGCCACCAAGCGCCTGGCCGAGACCTATTGCCAGGCACTAGACCGGGATGAGGATTGCAAAACCCGTTTCGTTACCGTGCGGTTTGGCAATGTGCTGGGCTCCACCGGATCGGTTGTGCCGCTGTTTACCCGCCAGCTGCAGGCCGGTGGCCCACTGACGGTTACGCACCCCGATGCCTCCCGCTATTTCATGACCTTGCGTGAGGCGGTTGAGCTTGTCATCCATGCCTCGGCACATGCCATTGCCAATGGCAAAGAGCTTGGCAAAATCCTGGTTCTGGACATGGGTGAACCGGTAAAGATCGATGATCTGGCGCGCCAAATGATCCGCCTGGCTGGGCTGCAACCCGACCGCGATGTTGAGGTGAGCTATACCGGTCTCCGCCCTGGTGAAAAGCTCACCGAAGAGCTGCTCTACGAGAGCGAGCCGGTAAGCAAGACCAGCGCCGATGGCGTGCTAGTTGCCGATCCGCAGGCCGCCGATCGCGCCTTGGTAAGCCGCCAGTTTGATGAAATGGAGGAGGCCGCACGGGCCATGGATGAACCGGCAGTTTTAAGACTGCTTGAGCGGTTGGTCCCGACCTACAAGACGCCAGATCCATTGCCGCCGATCACAACGCCGGAAGAACCGGTACCCGTGGCCCGCAACGACCAGCAGGGCTAA
- a CDS encoding mannose-1-phosphate guanylyltransferase/mannose-6-phosphate isomerase — MQAQAKAGAKAPTVTPVILSGGSGSRLWPLSRAHHPKQLLPLVTDRTMLQETASRLPEADGFGAPLMVCNEAHRFLIAEQLRLADINPEAIVLEPCSRNTAFAAAVSALILHAKDEAALMLLMPADHAMTSGERLAEVVRSAAKAAAAGNLVTFGVRPTSPETGYGYIKLGQEMTGDGANVFNVAAFVEKPSRELAIGYLADGRYLWNSGMFLFQAKAFLDELEVYAPEVLAAAKASVEKGRDDLDFFRLDEPAMSASPDISIDYAVMEHTKRARVVPVDLGWTDVGGFEALWSIAERSDDGNAAMGDAITIDTRDSYIRTDGKLVATVGVKDLVLVVTEDAVLAADRSRSQDIKKVVDELKNKNRAEALQHQTVHRPWGWFQRLHVGDRYQVKRLFIRPGARIQLQKHAQRAEHWVVVEGQATVTLNDSVQTIGIDESILIPVGSTHSVENAAAEPLVIVEVQSGAYLGEDDVTRFESLYGTEPYGGDES, encoded by the coding sequence ATGCAGGCCCAGGCGAAAGCCGGGGCCAAAGCCCCCACTGTGACCCCTGTGATTCTGTCTGGGGGTAGTGGGTCGAGGCTCTGGCCACTGTCACGGGCACATCACCCGAAACAGTTGCTGCCGCTAGTTACCGATCGAACCATGCTTCAGGAGACGGCATCACGCCTGCCTGAGGCGGACGGGTTCGGGGCGCCACTAATGGTTTGTAACGAGGCGCATCGGTTCCTAATTGCCGAACAGCTGCGGCTTGCCGATATCAACCCAGAGGCCATTGTTCTTGAGCCCTGCAGTCGAAATACCGCCTTTGCTGCTGCGGTTTCCGCGCTGATCCTTCACGCGAAGGATGAGGCAGCGTTGATGCTGTTGATGCCGGCTGACCATGCAATGACTAGCGGTGAGCGTTTGGCCGAGGTTGTGCGTAGTGCGGCCAAAGCCGCCGCCGCTGGCAATCTGGTCACTTTTGGTGTCCGCCCAACATCGCCCGAAACCGGCTATGGCTACATTAAGCTGGGTCAGGAGATGACCGGCGACGGGGCTAACGTCTTCAACGTGGCTGCGTTCGTTGAGAAGCCCTCGCGTGAGCTTGCTATCGGGTACCTGGCCGATGGTCGTTATCTTTGGAACAGCGGCATGTTTCTGTTCCAGGCCAAAGCGTTCTTGGATGAGCTTGAGGTCTATGCGCCTGAGGTTCTAGCAGCGGCGAAGGCGTCGGTTGAGAAGGGGCGGGATGATCTCGACTTCTTCCGCCTTGATGAGCCAGCGATGAGCGCCTCGCCGGATATCTCAATCGACTATGCGGTGATGGAGCATACGAAGCGCGCCCGGGTTGTGCCGGTTGACCTCGGCTGGACCGATGTCGGCGGGTTTGAGGCGCTCTGGTCAATCGCTGAGCGCAGCGATGATGGTAATGCGGCGATGGGGGATGCCATCACCATCGATACCCGCGATAGCTATATTCGAACTGATGGCAAGCTGGTGGCCACTGTTGGGGTTAAGGACCTGGTTTTGGTCGTGACTGAGGATGCCGTCCTAGCGGCGGACCGTTCGCGCTCCCAAGACATCAAGAAGGTCGTTGATGAGCTAAAGAACAAGAACCGTGCGGAGGCATTGCAGCACCAAACGGTTCACCGGCCCTGGGGCTGGTTCCAGCGTCTACATGTTGGTGATCGTTATCAGGTCAAGCGGCTGTTCATTCGGCCAGGCGCCCGCATTCAGCTGCAAAAACACGCCCAGCGGGCTGAGCATTGGGTCGTTGTCGAGGGGCAGGCCACCGTCACACTCAATGACAGCGTTCAGACCATTGGCATTGATGAATCCATCCTAATCCCAGTTGGCTCAACCCACAGTGTTGAGAACGCCGCCGCCGAACCGCTGGTGATCGTCGAGGTGCAGTCCGGCGCCTATCTGGGTGAGGATGATGTGACCCGATTTGAGTCGCTCTATGGCACCGAACCTTATGGCGGTGACGAGAGCTGA
- the cysD gene encoding sulfate adenylyltransferase subunit CysD: MDHLDELEARSIYILREAYNKIDPLGMLWSIGKDSTAILWLARKAFFGRIPFPVIQLETEMEMDEVYTYRDEIAAAWDLDLRIELCPPFEDMDPELPEASRHAARKTIGLSNALERDKYQGMVVGIRRDEQSMRAKERVFSPRGDDGAWDFKNQPPEFWDFYKTDFPPETHVRIHPLLHWTEVDIWKYFRRENIPVVPLYYAKDGKRYRSLGEKNITFPIDSTASNLDEIIAELEVTKQPERAGRAMDHDSEDAFERLRTGGYM, from the coding sequence ATGGACCATTTAGACGAATTGGAAGCACGCTCGATCTACATCCTGCGTGAGGCCTATAACAAGATCGACCCGCTCGGCATGCTTTGGTCGATTGGCAAGGATTCCACCGCCATTCTTTGGCTGGCCCGGAAAGCCTTCTTTGGCCGCATCCCCTTCCCCGTGATCCAACTCGAAACCGAGATGGAGATGGATGAGGTCTATACCTACCGGGACGAGATTGCCGCCGCCTGGGATTTGGACCTGCGGATTGAGCTTTGCCCACCATTCGAAGACATGGACCCGGAGCTACCGGAGGCTAGCCGCCACGCCGCGCGCAAGACCATCGGCCTGTCCAACGCGCTAGAGCGTGACAAGTATCAAGGCATGGTTGTTGGCATTCGCCGGGATGAACAATCCATGCGGGCGAAAGAGCGTGTGTTCAGCCCACGCGGTGATGACGGCGCCTGGGACTTCAAGAACCAGCCGCCAGAGTTCTGGGACTTCTACAAAACCGACTTCCCACCAGAGACCCATGTGCGCATCCACCCGCTGCTGCACTGGACCGAGGTGGATATCTGGAAGTACTTCCGCCGCGAGAATATTCCGGTTGTGCCGCTCTACTACGCAAAGGACGGCAAGCGTTACCGCTCGCTGGGTGAGAAGAACATCACTTTCCCGATCGACAGCACCGCATCAAACCTTGATGAGATCATCGCTGAGCTGGAAGTGACCAAACAGCCTGAGCGCGCTGGCCGTGCCATGGACCATGATTCAGAGGACGCCTTTGAGCGCCTGCGTACCGGCGGCTACATGTAA
- a CDS encoding NAD-dependent epimerase/dehydratase family protein, translated as MSVAQRVLVTGANGFIGQALLPLLIEEGFDVVAGTRNGAAVNGSTGGLALGDMADANWSAPELDGINSVVHLAAIAHRTGVDAQAYEQVNAQAPIRLAEAAAVANCDRFIFLSTAKVLGDVSPPGGAFTDQSAPNPPDDYAKAKLAAETQIEAVARNTDMTAISLRPPLVHGPKPSGNLAKLIAVINQGGVSPLRLPLPLGNTANHRSLIGRESLCRAIVMALKHPAPTAGRYLFADQPAISTSDLLKALAAGLGKSAPLINFSPRLLDTILRLLGRGGMSDRLLGNFVVESDGFQQHYGWEPDADTIAALKSMAAEQAQHLQNQGADR; from the coding sequence ATGAGCGTCGCCCAAAGGGTCCTCGTTACCGGCGCCAATGGCTTCATCGGCCAGGCCTTGCTGCCCCTCCTCATTGAAGAAGGTTTTGATGTGGTCGCTGGCACCCGCAACGGCGCCGCCGTTAATGGCAGCACTGGCGGACTAGCGCTCGGGGATATGGCGGATGCAAACTGGAGTGCACCCGAGCTGGACGGCATCAACTCCGTAGTGCATCTGGCAGCCATCGCACACCGTACGGGCGTGGATGCACAGGCCTATGAGCAGGTAAATGCCCAAGCGCCAATTCGCCTTGCCGAGGCAGCAGCGGTGGCAAACTGTGATCGCTTCATCTTCTTAAGCACGGCCAAGGTTTTGGGCGATGTAAGCCCACCCGGCGGCGCCTTTACCGATCAGTCCGCCCCCAACCCGCCAGATGATTATGCGAAGGCAAAACTGGCGGCGGAGACGCAGATCGAAGCCGTCGCTCGCAACACCGATATGACCGCGATCAGCCTACGGCCGCCGCTGGTTCATGGACCCAAACCATCGGGCAATCTGGCCAAGTTGATAGCGGTGATAAACCAGGGCGGCGTCTCTCCCCTCCGCCTCCCCCTGCCCCTTGGGAACACAGCGAACCACCGTAGCCTAATTGGCCGTGAGAGCCTGTGCCGGGCCATTGTCATGGCCTTGAAACACCCCGCGCCAACAGCTGGGCGGTACCTCTTCGCCGATCAACCCGCGATCAGTACGTCCGATCTGCTTAAAGCCCTAGCCGCGGGCCTAGGCAAATCAGCACCGCTGATCAACTTCTCACCAAGGCTTCTCGACACAATTCTGCGGCTGCTTGGACGTGGTGGGATGAGTGATCGGCTGCTAGGCAATTTCGTGGTCGAGAGCGATGGTTTCCAACAGCATTATGGTTGGGAACCTGATGCTGATACGATTGCAGCGCTAAAGAGCATGGCTGCCGAACAAGCCCAGCACTTGCAAAACCAAGGCGCGGACCGCTAA